The nucleotide window TAAACCAATATAATGAAAATCCACCGTTCCGTATCGAAGATAGTACAGGATCTGGTGGCCTTCATTTGCTATTAGACAAAGATAAAAATACGGTTTGGAGAAAGAAACAAAACGCTAAAGAAGAATTTGATTTTTTCTTAGAAATGAAACTATCACATTTTTGGGATGGAACTCAATTTTTACCACGCCAGTTTCAAAATCTGATTGTTTCTGCTTGTCCTGGTGAAAAACTACCTGCATTCCAAATGCGATTTTTATTAAGGGAAAGTATCAACGTAGACAAAGAGCTAAGAATGCCCAAAGATGAACTAACGTTCGTTTACCGGTTTGAAGAAAAAAATAAATCCGAAGTTTCGATTCCTCTCTCTAAACTTCCCAAATTTCAAAAAGAAACCAACTATCCAAAAAACATTCACATCCTAACACCAGAATTCAAAATCCTTTCCGCAGAAGGATGTCTTTCAGAAGTGGAACTTAAGGAAATACCGTGACATGTTTTAAGCAGTATTTTGTTTCGAATGATTGAGATGTTTTAAAAAAGTGCGGGTTTCTGTGAAGGTCTACTAGAGAATATTTCTTTGACAAACAAGGAATCTAAATCAAGTGCCCTTGGTTTGTTTCTCGATTTCTGCTTTTAGTTCGATGATACTCATATACAAATTAGCAAATGTTGTGAGTTGGTTCATGGCATCTTGCAATCCTGCCTTAAACAAAAGTCCGTTGTCTAAATGTTCTCGAAAGATGGTAAGCGGGTTTTCCGCCTCCATACTCTCTACCGTTTTTTGGTAAGATTCCATCAGTTCCCTTTTATCAACGAGAGACTCTGGAACCTTCCAACCATTAGACAACCGACTCATAAAGGTTTATCTACCTTCGACTTCTAGAAGTTTGGTGGTCTTTACAATCAAACGAGTGACAACATAAAACACCAAACCAAATCCAAAAAACCAAGTATGGAAAGGTTTCCAAATTCCAGTGATGTCCGCGGAACGGAGTGCTGGTTCCTGGTAGTAAACTTGAATCAAATCGAAAACTGTAAACACAACGATGATTCCAAATAAACTTGGGTATTCTCGTTTCCAAATATTGCGAAAAGAAAAACCTAATTTGGGTTTTACATAACCGGAAAGTCTAGGAATGAAAGCTGGAGTTTTGTCTGCCCATTCCAAATATCCTTTTGCAAATTTTCCACGGAGGAAGTATTCTTCAGCGAATATAATTCTTTCGTAATATAGATAAAAGAACATGATGTAAACGAGTGCAAAAGCAAAATCCCGGAGAATAAACACTGGGCCAAGATACATCAGAAAATTCCCTACATAAAGAGGGTGCCTTACTAACGAATAAATTCCTGATTGGTTTACCACATCAGCAACTTGTTGTTTTGTGTTTCTACCCGAAGTGTTTTTGGGAGTGTATCCAATCGTAAAACATCTAACAAAAAGTCCCGCAAAACTTACAAGAAATGCACCACAAAGCCAATATAAATTGGTGTTATAGTTACCTTGGAAATAAGGGACATACGGTAGATACAGTAAGGAAAGGAACAAAATGACTCCTGGAATGTAGGAGCGCCATCGGAAGAGAAA belongs to Leptospira wolbachii serovar Codice str. CDC and includes:
- the lmtA gene encoding lipid A Kdo2 1-phosphate O-methyltransferase, with product MALIEELNQQGNFLFRWRSYIPGVILFLSLLYLPYVPYFQGNYNTNLYWLCGAFLVSFAGLFVRCFTIGYTPKNTSGRNTKQQVADVVNQSGIYSLVRHPLYVGNFLMYLGPVFILRDFAFALVYIMFFYLYYERIIFAEEYFLRGKFAKGYLEWADKTPAFIPRLSGYVKPKLGFSFRNIWKREYPSLFGIIVVFTVFDLIQVYYQEPALRSADITGIWKPFHTWFFGFGLVFYVVTRLIVKTTKLLEVEGR